One window of Myripristis murdjan chromosome 8, fMyrMur1.1, whole genome shotgun sequence genomic DNA carries:
- the glis2b gene encoding zinc finger protein GLIS2b, with product MLSLDEPLDLKLPRRANGRDRGARSPPLSPLHAKRARQLRMADDGTAVIEPASPASPHTGVQVVPQDRTETPTPPAVDLSMSPSSRHTASSPEMTNGNHVPSGNSHIRYVEGGASSQAFQFFVPIGAGAGLHLPSSMFIGQTSDKRASPDLSADEQLACRWKKCHLLFDSLQDLVDHVNDFHVKPEKDSGYCCHWEGCARKGRGFNARYKMLIHIRTHTNEKPHRCPTCNKSFSRLENLKIHNRSHTGEKPYICPYEGCNKRYSNSSDRFKHTRTHYVDKPYYCKMVGCLKRYTDPSSLRKHIKAHGHFVAQEQGSPGGVGSLLKGVQAGGLAGGVGKESELSYVSGAHIIIPGAAAALLGGHALQGLGGSLPLSPISPRPLDLSTLGCPSSPPASLGGAPILSFNGSPLGLAKSPLLSPGFPSSALGLPMVPVLGAAAERRIQGRQGKGKSRGEEAEDEVPAGVLNLSTGGSHDPLSWVVIPPGTVVLKPAVVN from the exons ATGCTGTCCCTGGACGAGCCACTGGACCTGAAGCTCCCTCGACGGGCTAATGGGCGGGACAGAGGGGCACGCTCGCCCCCCCTCTCCCCACTGCATGCCAAGCGTGCGCGCCAGCTCCGCATGGCAGATGACGGCACTGCAGTCATAGAGCCCGCCTCGCCAGCCTCTCCACACACAG GAGTGCAGGTGGTCCCTCAGGACCGGACAgagacccccacccccccagcAGTGGACTTGAGCATGTCTCCCTCATCCCGCCACACTGCCAGCTCTCCAGAAATGACCAACGGCAACCACGTCCCCTCAGGG aATTCTCACATTCGCTATGTAGAAGGCGGAGCCTCCTCACAGGCCTTTCAGTTCTTTGTGCCAATTGGCGCTGGTGCGGGACTTCACCTGCCATCCTCCATGTTCATTGGACAGACAAGTGATAAGCGGGCTTCTCCTGACCTCTCAGCGGACGAACAGCTGGCCTGTCGCTGGAAGAAG TGCCATCTACTCTTCGACTCCCTTCAAGACCTGGTGGACCACGTCAATGACTTCCATGTCAAACCTGAAAAGGATTCTGGGTACTGCTGCCATTGGGAGGGCTGTGCACGCAAAGGGAGGGGCTTCAATGCCAG GTACAAGATGCTCATCCACATCCGCACTCATACTAACGAGAAGCCCCACCGCTGTCCCACCTGCAACAAGAGCTTCTCACGCCTGGAGAACCTCAAGATACACAACCGATCCCACACAG GTGAAAAGCCCTACATTTGTCCCTATGAGGGCTGTAACAAGCGCTACTCCAACTCCAGTGACCGATTCaagcacacgcgcacacactatGTGGACAAGCCCTACTACTGCAAGATGGTGGGCTGCCTGAAGCGCTACACAGACCCCAGCTCTCTCCGCAAGCACATCAAGGCACACGGCCACTTTGTGGCCCAGGAGCAGGGCTCTCCGGGCGGAGTGGGCTCCCTGCTGAAGGGAGTTCAAGCTGGAGGGCTTGCTGGTGGAGTGGGGAAGGAGTCAGAGCTGTCCTATGTGAGCGGTGCCCACATTATCATTCCAGGGGCGGCTGCCGCCCTTCTGGGAGGCCATGCTCTGCAGGGCCTGGGTGGCTCCCTGCCCTTGTCTCCCATCAGTCCTCGGCCCCTGGACCTCAGCACGCTGGGCTGCCCCAGCTCCCCTCCTGCCAGTCTGGGAGGGGCACCCATCCTTTCCTTCAATGGCTCCCCACTGGGCCTGGCCAAgtcccctctgctctctccagGCTTCCCCTCTTCGGCCTTGGGTCTGCCCATGGTGCCCGTCCTGGGGGCGGCCGCTGAACGCAGGATCCAGGGCCGACAGGGTAAGGGGAAGAGTAGgggggaggaggcagaggacgAGGTGCCTGCTGGGGTCCTGAACCTCTCCACAGGAGGGTCTCATGATCCCCTGTCCTGGGTGGTCATCCCCCCAGGCACTGTGGTGCTCAAGCCAGCTGTGGTCAactga
- the LOC115363635 gene encoding mitochondrial import inner membrane translocase subunit tim16-like isoform X2 — protein MAKYLAQIIVMGAQVVGRAFARALQQEFAASQAAAQARSRAGQHSAAATSISGMSLQEAQQILNITTLTPEEIQKNYEHLYKVNDKEVGGSFYLQSKVVRAKERLDEELSIQAEDKQRSQQQQSTET, from the exons ATG GCAAAATATCTTGCCCAAATCATTGTGATGGGAGCACAGGTGGTGGGACGAGCATTTGCCCGGGCGTTGCAGCAAGAATTTGCAG ccagccAAGCAGCAGCGCAGGCCAGGAGCCGTGCAGGCCAGCACTCCGCTGCCGCCACCAGCATTTCTGGGATGAGCCTGCAGGAGGCCCAGCAGATCCTCAACATCACCACACTCACCCCTGAGGAGATTCAGAAG AACTACGAGCACCTTTACAAAGTCAATGACAAGGAAGTGGGCGGCTCGTTTTATCTACAGTCAAAG gtggtGCGGGCTAAGGAGCGTCTAGACGAGGAACTTAGTATTCAAGCAGAAGACAAACAGCggtcacagcagcaacagagtACGGAAACATGA